The genome window ttttatcattatatatatatatatatatatatatacgaatcttcaaaataaacattttatttttatacgatttttatattagtaCTCATTATTTGGATTCTGAAAACGTTTTCGAAGACAAAAtgagaaagaaaaaaaagaaagaggAATTAAATCATTTATAGATGGTTCTGAGGATGATAATTGAAACATTTAAGACATTcgaaattttgaaaatcgTAAGATTTTAACCAatttttcacttttataaaaataactaaGAATAGTAAAAGTAAACTACAAAACATATGCTTTTAATGGAAAAAGACAAAaacattaaatatataggaAGCTTGTACagaaaaaatgttttatgaattataatatttatatattattttcacaaaatataatacatgtaatattttatatatatataaaacatgaaacaatatataaaaactttattaaaacaagaaaaacattttatgATGATAATTAAAATGGGCATCATATGTGAAAATTAgtttatcttttttatataaacattgcaaaattatattgttaAAAGTCTGCTGTACAAAGCATACTTTATTAATTATCAAAGTAATATTTTAAGTGCGTAAAATTCAACATTGCTTCTGTATTtgcatttttaataaaacagTTTGTGGGAATTAAAGGATTAAAATTTATCtacgaaaaaaaagtacaaaattagatatatatataaaatgtctCGTTTTCTTTGTGAATAAACcgatatattataaatatttgcaTTTATCCAGAAACTATACATTTATGATAAATGGTAAATGATTATAATTGGgtaaaaaagtataataaaataaatggtgaaacaaaattattatgatattaaatttgtatattgGGTACCGAGTTGACAAAGGTAACATCAACGTGAtcgtcttttttttcaatgaGGTATCCAGATAAGTTAACAAACGTCTTTTTAAAGTATCCAATTTGAATATCATTGTCAAAACATACGCTTGTTTTGAATGAGTTAATgctttttataattttgtttttaaagGTTTTTGTACTGAAAGggttattatcatttatatttcctgAAGCCATAACAATTATACTTGTATTTTCTGATatctataaaattaataaaagtgTATTTGCATAAAGTGCGTGTCATAATATGAGAAATATGATTCATAGCAGGAAAGAGGAAGAAATATTTCCTTACTTGAGCTTTTTTGGCTAAAGCATAAAAATATCTCGGGGATGATAAcatcatatttttgtaaaattttaGTATCATTAACAAATTTTGATTATACGAACGGACAACTTttcctaaaaaaaaattataattttgtatcatataaattgaaatattatgaaagttaaaaaataaaagacaATAAAATGAGCATATAACTATGATAGTAATAAAGACAATATATCGAATAAAGAGTGGtaatcatatattaaactgattaattaattattttttatgtaccTTTAATATGACTATCATCGAATTTTTTGGGACCATTGAGATCCCatagtatttttattatatcattatactattataaaaaaaaaatatatatatatatataattattattttttgacttgaatttaattttatatcttaAATATTGGTCTGTAATCCATACCTTATTGGgattataaatttgaagTTGGCATTTTCCAATGTAGGTATTATGCCCAAGTTTcttataatacatatttacGCCATCACAACTCGTACAATCATGTTTGTAATATTCCTTCGTTGTAGCATAGTATCTTAAAAGCTCTACAGCTTCGTCCATAATTTGCATTGctttttttgtttccaGGGGATTTGTGCATAATAAATgcttgttttttttatatattctattcaatttaaatgaaacaggaatagatatatttataattttgaaaaaaaaaaatatatttttataaaatggcattttatttcatcagATGCATGCGTATATTTCTTACAATAGTAAAtgtaatacatatttatatattgcCATATTTTCTTACGTAATATGAGGTGAAGGAGGATTAGCTAAAACGGGTATGGGTAGAGCTATATCGGATGGTGCTGTTTTGGATCGATCTATTTCGGATAGAGTTTTGAATGAAGATGTTTCTGATGGAATTGTTTTGGACGAATCTCTTTTAAGTAGAGTCGTTTTGGGTGAAGTTGTTTCAAATGAAGATTCTTCTAATGAATCTACATCGGATGGAGTTGTTTTGGATGAAGTAGCATTATCTGCTACACGGTCGGTTGTGAGGGCTTGATTGTTCACATATccgaaaaaaattaaagcaaaaaaatatattttaacgTATCCATTATTCATTCTTCAATTTGATAAATAAGATactaaaaattattgtatttttttaaaagtcAAAAActcgaaaaaaattataattttaattataattgaagcaaaatatttttgaaaaaataaaaaaaatgcttatttaaaaaaatataaaaatattatttaagcaataaatttatataattatttaattcgtatgttttatatgattagaaaattcaatatatgttttatttaaataatttcgTTAAAATGCGACGACCAACAAAGTTTTCATAAATAAGGAATGTCAAAAAGTATTATGGCGCTTAATTTCtctaatattataatatataaaataaattgctctaattaattatatttatataaattttgtagTATATTAACACTTTagatatacaattttttatttttgaccATTAAACTAAAATTAAAACTAagatttataaaaatttagcatttatagtattatatacatatatataccttTATTTATGCagcataaaaaattattataatgttttggcaataaaaaattaataatttaaacatAAATCTAAGAAAATCATATGaaaagtattatttttttaacgtAATAGCTgttgatatattatttgaatataattatagATATATGTCAATGAGTAAATGATTATGGCAGAAATGCATTATAATAATGGCTATATACAAATAGtgctatttttatttatttttatttaaactacaagatatgttttttaaatattaaagtAATTGTgtttaaacaaatattatattacgTTTATACATGGATGTAGCAGCTACAGctacaataataatattcctAATCCATAATAAATAGCATCACGATTTTGATATTATGTCAAATAAAGTTTTCTGTGAcgtttattattaattttaataaaaggtgacaaataacatttttataatattatactaAGCAATAAAATTTGGTGTGGTTAAAGTATTGTTGCATTGTCCTTTTGTACATTAATGcgaattataaattttcttttaatagCAAAacatagtatatataaaattaaaaaaaaaaatagataaaatataaaaataaaataatgaaacaTAAAGTTGTAAAGtcaagaaatatatatataattaatttattttttaattataatattcttaATGGCGAGGTGTTAATGTTTTATGGGTCAAGGTTATGTTTATGGGTCATAGTTTTgttatatgaaatatattttttggattagggttatatttttattaatgtgtttataatttgatcatatttatttatctgTAAATGTTGATTAAACATATGGGCTAGTACACATGTTTAATCACGAAATGAAGTTTAAAAGTCAAAAGTTGCAACACAAAAGTGGCATAAGCTAATATGAAAAGGATCgcataaaaatttttcataagtTATAATACTTATGTTTAATTcgttcatatatattaaatgtgagaatattataacttcacattatatatttcactGCTATTTGCTGGTTAACTATACACAATAGCTCATATTATCTATTATTTAAAGCTTGTTAATCAAGGGGATatattgaattatatatgacactatatatttatttatttgatgaaacattttatttagtaaaaattgttatttgtgtcactattattttgatttaaattataGATTCCCAAGCAAACTATATAGTAACCTTATATATGAAGCTACAACATATAATTAGattaattttgaatatttttctacAGTATAATATACCTTCAGGTTAATAAGTATAtgattaatattaattaaacacactactaatatataatagataatcataaaatatacattcaTAAATATCGATCAGAAATCGATAATATAGCATTGTCTATAGATATTATTATGGTTCTAACATTTTATCTactacataaaaaatacactatagatatatatataataaatttataaattataaatatatataatactcacttttttcatttcaaTACTTTGCATTtatgttaatattataatttatattgatataaatagttctatatacattaatttaattactATAAAGGTATAATAATCGATTaatcattattaatttttaaacttTATAGCTTTGaggtataaataaattatattttaaaatagttaaaatataggtatattaataaaatttaatgttaTAGTTATagtaattataaataatatggtagatataatgtattattattatatgactatatatataatatagtaaaataccaataattaatattgaaatattgctatattatgaaaccttcatataattaaatattaatattaattttattgagAAGGCAAACCataattaattttctttgaactaataatatttatatcaggttattatatatacacaaacttataaatatatattttaaacacAATGTTTTTACgagataatatatatgttttaaaatgttatgctttaaaacaatgaaacaaggaaaattattaattggTTTAAAGTATTCCTCGTGAGTGCGTTAATTATCTCATTGTAGTATACGGTGATATAGCAGTAACAATAGATAAACTTATTAAATATGAACAAGTATATTATGCTTATTTGATTTACTTATATGGGGGTAAATCCATTATACATATTCttaaaaatttgataatattataatgcACATATAAAAGAtcatatgaaatattatagcatttatttaaataagcTTTAATTCAATAATATTAGAATTAAAGATACTaagcaaaataatattaataattctatagtttccttaaaaatattgatttccattatagaaataaatatagtttattataaaatattaaagcaaactatatatttagaaaagtaaaaattctaagttatttttaatctatatattaattgaAGGTTTTAATGGTAGAACATATAAGACATAATTAAACTATgtagaataaataaaaattatatggcTATATCCTTGTcttaaaaaagtataattCACTTATCTCTCCTATctaaaatgtaaaaataacaatttaatTACTCATAGTTTTCTATTATACTTTAAACTTTGCATCAATACTGATTTAtgtgttatatatttaatatttactaagtattattttaaaaaaatatgcattcAAAGACATATTTAAGATTATAAAtagtataataaatacGGTTTCAGTGTTAATTGCCGTTTTAAACCGTGGGAAAGATgtgcaaaatatattataaaattaccGAATAAGGtatatttctaaatttaattatataggaataaaaataaagttattgaaaatgttaaaatataattggaatgcatatatattaaataaaaataatattaaaattatgtatatgcaattaaaaaagggaaCAATACAACTTAATtcgaaaataatataattttagaaaaaacactattatatattataagaaacaagaatataaaaatttaatatatttaaaaaaatgattatttatatacttttaaggattatagtaataatagaactttttattttttagatatatatagtatttaAGTTTTGGAAGGGcaatcattaaaaaataagatattacgtttattttctatattaaaacatatgtataagaaggcatattttaaattcattacaaaagtatattaatttttataataaagttataccatattttattaataatagtattttttgtataaaatgCATCAAACCTATATTTAAtcacaattttattaaaaaaccCTTTATTTAAGGTAATTTAGCTAATTATCATAAAGAGGAATATAACgtttttttagtaataatattattttattattctatattaatttaattatcgaaaaaaatataatatatttaactaCAGACAGTTGTTATATATAGGGTCGAAGTGTTTGCGTCACATATTGGGGACAACGTATATAAAACAACATGATTTTACTAAATTTACAAATCTAAAATGAAATTTCATCACAATGGATAAAAATTTggtatatgcattttttaatactaataatttcctttacattttttgatattgtattatatataaatgtcattaaactttattttaataaaattttcaataatgcatatttataataattattttaaaattttttttagtgtAGTAACTTCCTTTTAGTAAAGACGAACTTTCCCGATCAATTGGACAGTGACGGaaagtattattttaaaaatgatgatcATTTGAAAAAGTATTGTGATAACGAAAATTGTGGGAGTGATCTCGAAAAAGTTAATGCTggatgtttatatttttttaaagaattCTTTGGGGATTCTTCTGTGTTTGAGTCTGTTGCAAATAGTAACATCGATATTGTTGATTACATTATAATATGGTTAAGTTATATGTTAAACCTAAAGGAAAATGACTATAATAACAGTctaaatcatttttatactacatatataaataatgaaaagtataaaaatcCTATAGATGGTGTTGAAGCTTATAGTAATTATAAGAatattatagaaaaaaagcATGATTTGACgaaaatgaatattaaagatatatctaaattttatgattcttttatattattatgtgaAATGTATACTGCATTTAATGACgacaataaaaattgcaCAAACTGTTCGGAAAAAgcaaataaatttgttgaaaaatataaagaacttaatagtaataataataaaggcAGTTCctatgataaaatattgtcTACATTATCAACTGattatgataatttaaaaaataaatgtagcAATATTGCATCTTTTCCAAAGATAAACACATCAACAAATACTGAAAAAGGTCCTGAAAAAGCTTCTGTACAAAATTCTGCACAAACATCTGAAGTTACATCATTAAGTTCGTCGATAGGAAACAAATTAATTCCAGTTTTATCGATATTTGGTGCAatagcattttttttaggaaTTGGATATaaggtaaataataagccaattaaaatatattcaacaagtaatttatgaatataagtaaattatacaatttttttaatttttatattagtattcattatttaagtCTCGAAAACGATCTCGAAAACAACATTTAAGAGAAAagctaaaaaataaagaagaaaatgaataattaatataagaTTCGAAAATAGTGACAAGTTCAggaatagtaataatgatTGATATATGTTAAGAAATTGTCTATTTCGAAGTAATTTTTTaccataatttttatatagtttttatgTTGTGGGTCAGGGTTATGTTTGCGGATCCCATATTCGGGTTAGGGTTAAGTATTACATTGCA of Plasmodium berghei ANKA genome assembly, chromosome: 6 contains these proteins:
- a CDS encoding fam-a protein, translating into MNNGYVKIYFFALIFFGYVNNQALTTDRVADNATSSKTTPSDVDSLEESSFETTSPKTTLLKRDSSKTIPSETSSFKTLSEIDRSKTAPSDIALPIPVLANPPSPHITIYKKNKHLLCTNPLETKKAMQIMDEAVELLRYYATTKEYYKHDCTSCDGVNMYYKKLGHNTYIGKCQLQIYNPNKYNDIIKILWDLNGPKKFDDSHIKGKVVRSYNQNLLMILKFYKNMMLSSPRYFYALAKKAQISENTSIIVMASGNINDNNPFSTKTFKNKIIKSINSFKTSVCFDNDIQIGYFKKTFVNLSGYLIEKKDDHVDVTFVNSINFNPLIPTNCFIKNANTEAMLNFTHLKYYFDN
- a CDS encoding BIR protein, giving the protein MDKNLCSNFLLVKTNFPDQLDSDGKYYFKNDDHLKKYCDNENCGSDLEKVNAGCLYFFKEFFGDSSVFESVANSNIDIVDYIIIWLSYMLNLKENDYNNSLNHFYTTYINNEKYKNPIDGVEAYSNYKNIIEKKHDLTKMNIKDISKFYDSFILLCEMYTAFNDDNKNCTNCSEKANKFVEKYKELNSNNNKGSSYDKILSTLSTDYDNLKNKCSNIASFPKINTSTNTEKGPEKASVQNSAQTSEVTSLSSSIGNKLIPVLSIFGAIAFFLGIGYKYSLFKSRKRSRKQHLREKLKNKEENE